A section of the Serratia liquefaciens ATCC 27592 genome encodes:
- the hpaR gene encoding homoprotocatechuate degradation operon regulator HpaR — protein sequence MHESLTIALLQARETAMGFFRPILKSHNLTEQQWRIIRVLANSRSIEFHELAAETCILRPSLTGILSRMERDKLIFRLKPVNDQRKLYVSLTQQGQELYEVARHQVEQGYAEIEAAFSQQKMDQLMTLLDELITLGDKLPANVTAHPTKK from the coding sequence ATGCATGAGTCCTTAACCATTGCCCTGCTGCAAGCGCGTGAAACCGCCATGGGCTTTTTTCGCCCGATCCTGAAAAGCCATAACCTGACCGAACAGCAATGGCGCATCATTCGCGTTTTGGCCAACAGTCGTTCGATCGAATTCCACGAATTGGCAGCAGAAACCTGCATCCTGCGCCCCAGCCTGACCGGCATTTTGTCGCGCATGGAACGCGATAAGCTGATTTTCCGCCTGAAACCGGTTAACGATCAGCGCAAGCTGTACGTGTCTCTCACCCAGCAGGGTCAGGAGCTGTATGAAGTGGCGCGCCACCAGGTAGAACAGGGGTACGCTGAAATCGAAGCCGCATTTTCACAGCAGAAAATGGACCAGTTGATGACCTTACTGGACGAGCTGATCACCCTGGGGGATAAACTGCCCGCCAACGTGACCGCTCATCCCACAAAGAAATGA
- the hpaE gene encoding 5-carboxymethyl-2-hydroxymuconate semialdehyde dehydrogenase, which produces MKTINHWINGKNVASKEYFTTTNPANGEVLAEVASGGQLEIDQAVAAAKAAFPKWANTPMKERARLMRRLGELIDENVPQIAEMETADTGLPIHQTKNVLIPRASHNFEFFAEICQQMNGRTYPVDDKMLNYTLIQPVGVCALVSPWNVPFMTATWKTAPCLALGNTAVLKMSELSPLTADRLGELALEAGIPAGVLNVVQGYGATAGDALVRHKDVRAVSFTGGTATGRRIIESAGLKKFSMELGGKSPVLIFEDADIERALDAALFTIFSINGERCTAGSRIFIQESIYPEFVKRFAERANRLRVGDPQDPNTQVGALISQQHWEKVSGYIRLGLEEGATLLAGGPDKPAGLSHGNFLRPTVLADVDNRMRIAQEEIFGPVACLLPFKSEEDGLRMANDVEYGLASYIWTQDVSKVLRLARNIEAGMVFVNTQNVRDLRQPFGGVKSSGTGREGGEYSFEVFAEMKNVCISMGDHPIPRWGV; this is translated from the coding sequence ATGAAAACCATCAACCATTGGATTAACGGTAAAAACGTAGCCAGCAAAGAGTATTTCACTACCACCAACCCGGCCAACGGCGAGGTGCTGGCAGAGGTCGCTTCCGGCGGGCAGTTGGAGATCGATCAGGCGGTAGCTGCCGCCAAGGCTGCGTTCCCGAAATGGGCCAATACGCCAATGAAAGAGCGTGCTCGCCTGATGCGTCGTCTGGGCGAGCTGATTGACGAAAACGTGCCGCAGATTGCCGAGATGGAAACCGCCGACACCGGTCTGCCGATCCACCAAACCAAAAACGTGCTGATCCCGCGCGCTTCTCACAACTTCGAGTTCTTTGCCGAGATCTGCCAGCAGATGAACGGCCGCACCTATCCGGTGGACGACAAGATGCTCAACTACACGCTGATCCAGCCGGTGGGGGTGTGTGCGCTGGTGTCACCGTGGAACGTGCCTTTCATGACCGCAACCTGGAAGACCGCGCCTTGCCTGGCGCTGGGCAATACCGCGGTGCTGAAAATGTCCGAGCTGTCGCCGCTGACCGCCGATCGACTGGGTGAACTGGCGCTGGAAGCCGGCATTCCGGCCGGGGTACTCAACGTGGTGCAGGGTTACGGCGCCACCGCCGGGGATGCGCTGGTGCGTCATAAGGACGTGCGTGCGGTGTCCTTTACCGGCGGCACCGCCACCGGACGCCGGATCATTGAAAGCGCGGGCTTGAAGAAGTTTTCCATGGAGCTGGGCGGGAAATCGCCGGTACTGATTTTCGAAGATGCCGACATCGAACGTGCGCTGGACGCCGCGCTGTTCACCATTTTCTCGATCAACGGTGAACGCTGCACCGCGGGTTCGCGCATCTTTATTCAAGAAAGCATTTACCCGGAATTCGTCAAACGTTTTGCCGAGCGCGCCAACCGCCTGCGCGTAGGCGATCCGCAGGATCCCAACACGCAGGTTGGGGCGTTGATCAGCCAGCAGCACTGGGAAAAAGTGTCCGGCTATATCCGCCTCGGGCTGGAAGAAGGCGCCACCCTGTTGGCTGGTGGCCCGGACAAACCGGCAGGTCTGAGCCACGGCAACTTCCTGCGCCCAACGGTGCTGGCGGATGTCGACAATCGGATGCGCATCGCGCAGGAGGAGATTTTCGGGCCAGTGGCCTGCCTGCTGCCGTTCAAATCGGAAGAAGACGGCCTGCGCATGGCCAACGACGTGGAGTACGGCCTGGCGTCGTACATCTGGACGCAGGATGTGAGCAAGGTGCTGCGTCTGGCCCGCAATATTGAAGCGGGGATGGTTTTCGTCAATACCCAAAACGTACGCGATCTGCGCCAGCCGTTTGGCGGCGTGAAATCTTCCGGCACCGGCCGCGAGGGCGGGGAATACAGTTTTGAAGTGTTCGCCGAGATGAAGAACGTGTGCATTTCCATGGGTGACCACCCGATCCCGCGCTGGGGCGTTTAA
- a CDS encoding fumarylacetoacetate hydrolase family protein, which produces MRHARIRHHGQIVNVSVDEQLRVTLPDGTVLPEQDVEWLPPAQGTVFALGLNYADHASELEFKAPEEPLVFLKAPNTLTGHRQVSVRPANVDYMHYEAELVAVIGKTARNVSREDAMAYVAGYTLCNDYAIRDYLENYYRPNLRVKSRDTLTPIGPYIVDRDDIADPHRLALSTYVNGELRQRGSTADMIFDIPYLISYLSEFMTLQPGDMIATGTPKGLADVQPGDEVVVEIEGIGRLVNHIISEKDYEESLR; this is translated from the coding sequence ATGAGACACGCCCGTATTCGCCATCATGGCCAAATTGTTAATGTCAGCGTCGACGAGCAACTGCGCGTGACGTTGCCGGACGGCACGGTGTTGCCAGAGCAGGACGTCGAGTGGTTGCCACCGGCGCAGGGCACGGTGTTTGCCCTGGGGCTGAACTATGCCGATCACGCCAGCGAGCTGGAATTCAAGGCCCCGGAAGAGCCGCTGGTGTTCCTCAAGGCGCCGAACACCCTGACCGGCCATCGGCAGGTTTCGGTACGTCCGGCCAACGTCGACTATATGCACTACGAAGCCGAGCTGGTGGCGGTGATCGGCAAGACGGCGCGTAACGTCAGCCGCGAAGATGCCATGGCATACGTGGCGGGCTACACGCTGTGCAATGACTACGCCATTCGCGACTATCTGGAAAACTATTACCGCCCGAATCTGCGGGTGAAAAGCCGCGATACCCTGACGCCGATTGGGCCGTACATCGTCGATCGTGACGATATCGCCGATCCGCACCGTCTGGCACTCAGCACCTACGTCAACGGCGAGCTGCGTCAGCGCGGCAGCACCGCCGACATGATTTTCGATATCCCCTACCTGATCAGTTACCTGAGTGAATTTATGACGCTGCAGCCGGGCGACATGATCGCCACCGGTACGCCGAAAGGGCTGGCCGACGTGCAGCCGGGCGATGAAGTGGTGGTGGAGATTGAGGGCATCGGCCGTCTGGTTAACCACATCATCAGTGAAAAAGATTACGAGGAAAGCCTGCGATGA
- a CDS encoding fumarylacetoacetate hydrolase family protein, translating to MKGTVFSVALNHRSQIDAWDQAFHQPPYKTPPKTPVWFIKPRNTHLANGGAIPFPAGEQVQSGATLAVVIGNTARKVPAERVADYLAGYALANDISLPESSFYRPAIKAKCRDGFCPLGEIGSLVTTDAVEIITEINGVEQDRWSTADLVRSVPELIAAISDFITLQPGDAVLIGTPHQRVEIKPGDKVRVSAAGLPTLTNRVVQAGEIA from the coding sequence ATGAAAGGCACCGTATTTTCCGTTGCGTTGAATCACCGCAGCCAGATAGACGCCTGGGATCAGGCGTTTCATCAGCCGCCGTATAAAACCCCGCCGAAGACCCCGGTGTGGTTTATCAAACCGCGCAATACCCACCTCGCCAACGGCGGGGCGATCCCGTTTCCTGCCGGTGAGCAAGTGCAAAGCGGCGCCACGCTGGCGGTAGTGATTGGCAACACCGCCCGTAAGGTGCCAGCCGAACGGGTCGCCGACTATCTGGCCGGTTATGCGCTGGCCAACGACATCAGCCTGCCGGAAAGCAGCTTCTACCGCCCGGCGATCAAAGCGAAATGCCGCGACGGTTTTTGCCCGTTGGGGGAGATCGGTTCATTGGTGACCACCGATGCGGTGGAGATCATCACCGAAATCAACGGGGTAGAGCAGGATCGCTGGTCGACGGCCGATTTGGTGCGTTCGGTGCCGGAACTGATCGCCGCCATCAGCGATTTTATTACCCTGCAGCCGGGCGACGCAGTGCTGATCGGTACGCCGCACCAGCGGGTAGAGATCAAACCTGGAGATAAAGTGAGGGTGAGTGCCGCCGGTTTGCCGACCCTGACCAACCGCGTAGTGCAGGCAGGAGAAATTGCATGA
- a CDS encoding SDR family oxidoreductase, with protein MNATYAADAFKGQVVLVTGGAQGIGLAIVSAFAQLGATVVMADLQLQKAQDAAETLQQQGGQVQAMACDLADPGQIAELVATVGQQHQRLDVVIHNAAYFPLTPFTEIDAVLLQRTLSVNLMAPFFLAQAALPWMQRQGGGCILVTSSVTGPRVAYPGLAHYAASKAGVNGFIRAAALELAAAGVRVNGVEPGMIRTPAMANLGGAAVNQAIAAAVPLGRLGEPEDIAAAMVFLASPAAAYMTGQTLVVDGGALLPEAHPVLS; from the coding sequence ATGAATGCAACCTATGCGGCTGATGCGTTCAAGGGGCAGGTGGTGCTGGTGACGGGCGGTGCGCAGGGCATCGGGCTGGCGATCGTCAGTGCCTTTGCTCAGTTGGGCGCGACGGTGGTGATGGCGGATCTGCAGCTGCAAAAAGCGCAGGATGCCGCCGAGACGCTGCAACAGCAGGGCGGGCAGGTCCAGGCGATGGCCTGCGATCTGGCCGATCCGGGGCAGATTGCCGAACTGGTTGCAACGGTGGGGCAGCAGCATCAGCGGCTGGACGTGGTGATCCATAACGCGGCTTACTTCCCGCTGACGCCCTTTACCGAGATTGACGCTGTGTTATTGCAACGCACGCTGAGCGTTAATCTGATGGCGCCGTTCTTTCTGGCGCAGGCGGCTTTACCCTGGATGCAGCGTCAGGGCGGGGGCTGCATTTTGGTGACGTCGTCGGTGACCGGGCCACGGGTCGCCTATCCGGGGTTGGCGCACTACGCCGCTTCAAAGGCCGGAGTAAACGGGTTTATTCGCGCGGCGGCGCTGGAACTGGCGGCGGCTGGCGTCAGGGTCAACGGTGTGGAGCCGGGAATGATCCGCACGCCGGCGATGGCCAATCTGGGGGGCGCGGCGGTCAATCAGGCGATTGCGGCCGCAGTGCCGCTCGGGCGATTGGGGGAGCCGGAAGACATCGCGGCGGCGATGGTGTTTCTCGCCTCACCGGCGGCCGCCTATATGACCGGCCAAACGCTGGTGGTGGACGGCGGCGCGTTACTCCCCGAGGCTCATCCTGTTCTTTCTTGA